GGCGCTGGTGGACATGGGGCTGCTGTGCCATGGCGATGAGCGGTATCGCAACTCGGCTGCCGCGTCGGCCATGCTGGTCCGTTCAAGCCCTTCACGTCAAACCGAATGGTTCAGAAGCATTGCCGCGCCACGGTCCAGTTGGGCCCGGCTGGGCGACACCCTCAAGCGAGACCGGCCAGCGTCCGGCACATCACGGTCCGGTCCGGACCGGGACTTCCTGCAGGCTCTCGCTCAACGCTCCCTGCGCGGGGAACTGCAGGCCGTCACGCGCGCGGTCCGGGGATGGGAGGGGTTCGACGGATCCCGGCGACTGCTCGATCTCGGCGGTGGCCACGGGCTTTACGCCATTGCGCTGTGTCAGGCCCAACCGCAATTGACCGCCACGGTGTTCGATCAGCCCCATGTTACGAATTTTACGCAGGAATATATTGAAGCCTACCAGCTGGCCGATCGGGTCGATGTCGCAAACGGGGATGTATCCGTCGATGATTTCGGCTCGGGGTATGACATCGTGCTGATTTCCCACTTGTTGTACAAGTTTCGCAAGGATCTGCCAGCAATTTTCCGGCGGGTTTGGCAAGCGCTCAATCCCGGCGGGCTGCTGGTGTCGAACCACTGGTTCTGCGCTCCCGGTTGCGGCATGCCCGCGGGCGGTCTCGTCGAATTGGATAAAAGCCTGCGGAGTTTCGGTCATCCGCTCTGTTATCCGGAGGCGTTTAATGCGGCGCTTGATGCCTGTGGCTTCGTCCTTAAGAACGAACTTGCGGTACCCGGCATGTCGGGTGAAACAACGCTTCACCTGGCGGCAAAGCGTTAGCTGGTATCCATCCGGGAACTCCGGATGGATGCCGCGTGGTTTTCATATAGGGAACGAGCAATTTTTCGTTGTAGCAAGGAAATCAAGGGATTGCGCGGAGGCGTACATCGGTACGCCACACAAGCAAGCCTGCAGATTGACGCCGCCACGGCGGAAAAGGGCCGTTTCCGGATGAAAACTAGCCGAGTTCGCCGGTCTGGTGGTTGTCGTAGCCGGGCAGGCCGGAAAGCTGTTTCTGGTAGGCGGGGGATTGGATGACTTCGACCATGGCTCGCAGCCGCGGATCGTCCATCAAAGTCTTGAGAAAGCACAGGTCATAGGGTTCCATGCGCACCGAAAGAAAGTCGATCCCTTCTTCTTCGCAGACCAGGCGCACCGAAACGCCAGCCTGAGCAAAACCGTTGCGGATGCTCTGGGCAACGGTGCGATGGTCGCGGGCAAGGTATTGGGGCACGAGCAGTCCATGGGACAATTCGTCGAGAACCTGGCGCGCCCCGGAGCCCTGCTCCCGGCCGATCCATCTGAGGTTGGCCTTCATGAGCGACTCGATATCCTGGCCGGCGAGGCCGGGGGCAAGTGCCAGGCCTTCCTCCCAGTTGGCCACCCGGATCAGGCAGAAATCCTCTCCCAGGATTTTAGCGGCAGTCTCGCGGTTTTCCTCGGGTGTGGCGGCGTTGGCCAGGTGAATGCCCGCCGCATGGACCAGGCCGGCGGCCAGCAGCTCCACGGCGGTACGACTGGAACGGGGCAGCACCAGCATGCGGAAGGGCGTCTGGCGCGCATATTCGCCTGCCAAAAGGCCTACCGCCGGATCACAGCAGGCAACCACCAGGGTGCGGACCGGATCCGCAAAGGGGTGGTCGTGAAATTCTCCATCGCGCCATACGCCATCATGGGGCAGAATCCCGAGAGGACTTGATTCCACCGGATAGATGAGTTGGCGTGACCCGATCATGGCCCGCCAGTAGCGGCAGGGATCCTGGGGCGGGGGCCAGGCCCATTGCGCGGACTCCTGGCCGCTGAGCACGAACAAATCCTCTACCCGGCAGTTAAACGCCGCGGCCAGCGCCAGCGCGGCGGCCGTGGACGGAATGAGGCGTCCGGCCTCGATAGCGCTGATGCCGGTGCGCGAGAGTCCGGCCCGGTCAGCCAGTTCCTGTTGCGACCAGCCCCGCTCATCCCGGGTTTTGCGGATCGTGTTATGCAGTACCAAATTTTCTTTTGACATTATTATGTACCATATGACATTATCCTGCCATATCAAGGGTGGATGAGAAAAGTTCCCGTTCGGGCAACATAACTTAACCTCCCCGGTAAATCAACCTGGACCACTCTTTTCGCGCTTATTTCGTTCTCCGTCGGCGATGGACTCAGCGTAACCCGCATGACTTTATGCTCCGGGTATTGGCCATGCGCTCATTTCGTCCTCCGTTGCCAGCAGGTGCGATGAATTGGCGCATTTCCCCTCCGATACCGACGACTTGGCGTGGTCTTTCTTGTTCGGTGCGCATGCCGCCGGAATGTCCTGTGTCCGGTTCGGCGCGTTCTTACTGCGTTGGCCGCCGCGTTTTCCGATAGCGTGGCCGTAAAAACAGGACGCAAATGACATGATCGTGTCATTCGGATGCAACTGCAAACCTTTTTGATCCGGCAGCGGGGAGATATGGATATACGAAGCATCGACTGGAACGAAATCTGGAAGCAGCACAACCCTGAAGGTCGTGACGAGGAGCGAACCCGAATCTATTGGGACAACCGGGCGTCATCGTTTGCCACGGGCGTTGAAGACGATTTTTATGTCAACCAGTTTTTAACGTTGATTGATCCCTGTCCCGAGTGGAGGGTGCTGGATGTCGGCTGTGCTTCGGGGACCCTCGCCATTCCGTTGGCCGGGCGGGTGCGGCAGGTTACGGGAGTGGATATTTCCGGGGCGATGCTCGATGGTCTGCGGGCTGGTTGTGAGAAAGGTGGCATCGGCAATGTCAAAACGGTTCGCGCATCCTGGACGGACGACTGGCGGGCGCTGGCTATCGAGCCTCACGATCTGGTCATCGCCTCGCGTTCCCTGATTGTGGCCGACCTGCGCCAGGCGATTGCAAAGCTCGACCGGTTCGCGCTGCGCCGCGTTTGCATTTCAACCCCGGTCGGCGACGGACCGCAGGACCCCGCCATGCTCGGAGCCGTGGGGCGCCGCCGCCGTGGTGGCGCGGATTACATCTATGTTTACAATCTGCTTTACCAGATGGGGCTGCAGGCCAATCTGCAATTTCTGACCTCCCGGGGACAAAGGACCTATCCGGACAAGGAGACGCTGTTTTTGAGAATGCGGGACAAGGTCGGAGAAATGCTGCCCCAGGAAGAAAAAGCCTTGCGCGACTATATCGACCACTCCTTTGTTCTGCGGGAGGGGCGCTGGCAGCGTCGTGAGCCGCGCAGCATCCGCTGGGCCGTCATGTGGTGGGATAAGGACTGAGCCAACATGATTTGTTTAAATGTGCTGTTTTTGCAGGAGGTCAGCGGACATGTTCATTTTTGCAGGAATGACTAAATCGAATCGCCCGGTGATCTGGTCTTTGGGCCTGGTGCTGCTGTTTTTCCCAATCCCCGAGTCGGTAGCGGTCGAAGTTGCCGCCAGTGGTGTGTTTGCGTTGGGCGAGATCGAGGTTGTTGCCCATGAAGAGCAAGGCGCCGCGAGTCTGCTGACCGAGCGGGTTTCCGAAGAGACCCTGCGCAACTTCAATCGCGACGATGTTGCCGAAGCTCTGGACATGTTGCCGGGGGTTCATTTGAGCAAAGTCGGGGGACGTAATGAAAGCACCGTATATGTCCGGGGATTCGACCTTCGGCACGTGCCTTTGTATTTGGACGGCATCCCCATCTATGTGCCCTATGACGGCTATCCTGATCTGCGCCGTTTCACCACTTTTGATCTGTCACAGATCGTGCTTTCCAAAGGTTTTGCCTCGGTGTTGTACGGTCCCAATACCATGGGCGGTGCCATCAACCTCGTATCCAAGCGGCCGGAAACGGCTTTCGAGGGGAATTGCGGGGCCGGGTATGCCTCCGGAGACAGCTACCAGGCCTATTTCAATCTTGGCACCAATCAGGATTGGTGGTACCTGCAGACCGGGGCGTCCTGGTACAACACTGACTACTTTCGCCTTTCAGATGATTTTCGGAAGACGGCCAACGAAGATGGAGGCCGGCGCGAGAACTCCTATGCAAGGGACCGCAAAATCAATATCAAGGTCGGACTGACGCCACGCGGCGATGACGAGTACGCTTTCAGCTACATCTATCAGCACGGCGTCAAGGGGACGCCTCCGTACGCCGGAAGCGCTTCTTCGGAGCGCATAAAGTACTGGCGATGGCCCTACTGGGAGAAGGAAAGTTATTATATCAATACCCGCACCGGCCTGGGCGAGGCATCCTATGTGAAGACGCGTCTTTACTATGATCGCTACATGAACTCCCTGTTCAGCTACGATAATGCTGAATATGACACCATCTCCCGGCCTTATGCTTTTCGCAGCAATTACGATGATCATACCTACGGCGGCTCCTTAGAGGTCGGCACAAAACTGCTGCCGCGCAACGAAATGAAGGTGGCGTTTCACTACAAGCGCGATGTGCACAGAGAGCACAACCGGCCCAATCCTTACCAGCGCTTCGCGGACGAGATCTATTCCGTCGGAGCCGAGGACACCATAACCCTGACGGATAACCTGAAGGTGGTTGCCGGTCTGAGTTACGACGCTACCAGGACCCTTGATGCCCAGGATTTTATCAGCGGCGAACTGGTCGATTTTCCCAAGGGTGAAAGCGACGCCTGGAATCCCCAGATCGGGCTGTTCTACGAGCTGACCGATACCGCGGTCCTGTATGCCACCGTCGCGCATAAAACCCGCCTCGCGACCATCAAGGACAAGTATTCCTACCGGCTGGGTACGGCCATTCCCAACCCCGACCTGAAACCGGAGAAGGCGATCAATTACCAGATCGGCTATCGGAATCGTTTGTGGGATCGGTTGTCCTTCAACGCGGCTCTCTTTTATAGCGACATCGAGGATTTCATTCTGCAGGCCACCATTCAGGATCCCGACGATCCGACCGCAACCATCGGCCAGAATCAGAATGTCGGCAAGGTGGAGCAGTATGGCCTGGAGCTGGGGATTGAGGGCAATCTGAGCGACAGCCTGGAAGCCGGCATAAACTACACCCTCATGGACAGGAACAACCGGGACAACGATGACAAGCTGACCGGCACGCCCAATCACAAGCTGTTCACCTATGTCCGGTATCGCCCCCGGACATGGCTCAGCCTGCAGGCGGATCTTATCTACCATTCCAATTCCTTCAGTTCTTCCGACGGTGTGCGGATCGCCGGCGAGTTTGCGGTGGCCAACGTCAAGGCTGTGTTCGAACCGCTTCCAGGAGTGACTTTCGACGCCGGCATCAACAACCTCTTCGATACCAATTATGCCTACGATGAGGGGTATCCGGAGCCCGGCATCAATTATTTCGGCAATGTTGCGTACCGATTTTAAAGCTGACACAGCAGTTGGAGCACTGCCGGAGGAGGCAAGGATATGGCAGGATACCTGACCAACAGTATGGGTCGCGCCCTGTGGTGCATGATGCTCGTCACCCTGATCGCGACAGGTGCCGGGGCACGGGAAATCGTGGACATGACGGGGCGCAGGATCGATGTGCCGGAGCCCCTGCAGCGGGTCTATGTCGCTTCGCCGCCGGAGAGTTACCTGGCCTGCGCCATCGATCCATCCCTGCTGGTCGGTTTGACCTTGCCGCTGCCCCAGCGCTATCGCCGTTACCTGCCAGAAGCGATGACAGGGTTGCCGGTGGTTGGCGGGTTTTTCGGGGTGGGGAATGCCCCCAACCTCGAGGCGCTCGTCAAAACCCGGCCACAGCTGGTGATCTGCTGGCAGAAGACGGCCGTCAGTGAGCGTTTTGACAAGTTCCTGCGGCAATTCGGGATTCCCGTTGCCCACATGACGTTGCAGCGCCTGCAGGACTACCCGCGCGATATCCGCGGCATGGGGCGGATACTGGGGCGTCCGCAAAGGGCTGAACAGCTTGCTGCCTATGCCGAAAAAACCCTGGGGGAGATTTTGCCGAGAGTGGCGTCCATGCCGGCCTCGGAGCGGGTGCGCGTCTACTATGCCGAAGGGGCCGACGGCCTCAGCACCGACGGCCGGGGCACCTGGCACGCCGAACTAATCGACCTGGCCGGTGGACTCAATGTTCATAAGGGGGAAAAAGACGACCTTTTCGGCATGGAGAAAATATCCCTTGAGCAGGTTCTTCTTTACCGGCCGGAAGT
This portion of the Syntrophotalea acetylenica genome encodes:
- a CDS encoding TonB-dependent receptor plug domain-containing protein is translated as MFIFAGMTKSNRPVIWSLGLVLLFFPIPESVAVEVAASGVFALGEIEVVAHEEQGAASLLTERVSEETLRNFNRDDVAEALDMLPGVHLSKVGGRNESTVYVRGFDLRHVPLYLDGIPIYVPYDGYPDLRRFTTFDLSQIVLSKGFASVLYGPNTMGGAINLVSKRPETAFEGNCGAGYASGDSYQAYFNLGTNQDWWYLQTGASWYNTDYFRLSDDFRKTANEDGGRRENSYARDRKINIKVGLTPRGDDEYAFSYIYQHGVKGTPPYAGSASSERIKYWRWPYWEKESYYINTRTGLGEASYVKTRLYYDRYMNSLFSYDNAEYDTISRPYAFRSNYDDHTYGGSLEVGTKLLPRNEMKVAFHYKRDVHREHNRPNPYQRFADEIYSVGAEDTITLTDNLKVVAGLSYDATRTLDAQDFISGELVDFPKGESDAWNPQIGLFYELTDTAVLYATVAHKTRLATIKDKYSYRLGTAIPNPDLKPEKAINYQIGYRNRLWDRLSFNAALFYSDIEDFILQATIQDPDDPTATIGQNQNVGKVEQYGLELGIEGNLSDSLEAGINYTLMDRNNRDNDDKLTGTPNHKLFTYVRYRPRTWLSLQADLIYHSNSFSSSDGVRIAGEFAVANVKAVFEPLPGVTFDAGINNLFDTNYAYDEGYPEPGINYFGNVAYRF
- a CDS encoding ABC transporter substrate-binding protein codes for the protein MAGYLTNSMGRALWCMMLVTLIATGAGAREIVDMTGRRIDVPEPLQRVYVASPPESYLACAIDPSLLVGLTLPLPQRYRRYLPEAMTGLPVVGGFFGVGNAPNLEALVKTRPQLVICWQKTAVSERFDKFLRQFGIPVAHMTLQRLQDYPRDIRGMGRILGRPQRAEQLAAYAEKTLGEILPRVASMPASERVRVYYAEGADGLSTDGRGTWHAELIDLAGGLNVHKGEKDDLFGMEKISLEQVLLYRPEVILVHDPVFFRKIFLSPRWRNVPAVKNRRVYLIPRIPFNWFDRPPSFMRLLGLQWVAQVLYPRHFNIDMPREMREFYRLFLRVHLSDEDIRLILESREVPEHG
- a CDS encoding methyltransferase dimerization domain-containing protein translates to MTHQLMNLPVAGELKLLDDIAEGYKAYQVLAHAVDLGLFDWLEGNPGSTRENIGAAMNINGMFMRSYLQALVDMGLLCHGDERYRNSAAASAMLVRSSPSRQTEWFRSIAAPRSSWARLGDTLKRDRPASGTSRSGPDRDFLQALAQRSLRGELQAVTRAVRGWEGFDGSRRLLDLGGGHGLYAIALCQAQPQLTATVFDQPHVTNFTQEYIEAYQLADRVDVANGDVSVDDFGSGYDIVLISHLLYKFRKDLPAIFRRVWQALNPGGLLVSNHWFCAPGCGMPAGGLVELDKSLRSFGHPLCYPEAFNAALDACGFVLKNELAVPGMSGETTLHLAAKR
- a CDS encoding class I SAM-dependent methyltransferase, encoding MDIRSIDWNEIWKQHNPEGRDEERTRIYWDNRASSFATGVEDDFYVNQFLTLIDPCPEWRVLDVGCASGTLAIPLAGRVRQVTGVDISGAMLDGLRAGCEKGGIGNVKTVRASWTDDWRALAIEPHDLVIASRSLIVADLRQAIAKLDRFALRRVCISTPVGDGPQDPAMLGAVGRRRRGGADYIYVYNLLYQMGLQANLQFLTSRGQRTYPDKETLFLRMRDKVGEMLPQEEKALRDYIDHSFVLREGRWQRREPRSIRWAVMWWDKD
- a CDS encoding substrate-binding domain-containing protein is translated as MVLHNTIRKTRDERGWSQQELADRAGLSRTGISAIEAGRLIPSTAAALALAAAFNCRVEDLFVLSGQESAQWAWPPPQDPCRYWRAMIGSRQLIYPVESSPLGILPHDGVWRDGEFHDHPFADPVRTLVVACCDPAVGLLAGEYARQTPFRMLVLPRSSRTAVELLAAGLVHAAGIHLANAATPEENRETAAKILGEDFCLIRVANWEEGLALAPGLAGQDIESLMKANLRWIGREQGSGARQVLDELSHGLLVPQYLARDHRTVAQSIRNGFAQAGVSVRLVCEEEGIDFLSVRMEPYDLCFLKTLMDDPRLRAMVEVIQSPAYQKQLSGLPGYDNHQTGELG